A section of the Salvelinus fontinalis isolate EN_2023a chromosome 33, ASM2944872v1, whole genome shotgun sequence genome encodes:
- the LOC129831843 gene encoding E3 ubiquitin-protein ligase TRIM35-like isoform X2, with protein MSREISSLSYTIKATEQQLSIEYISFLQNYKATETRAKQTMPDPKRVSGALIDVAKHLGNLQLRVREKMKGMVQYAPVILDPNTADTGLILSEDLTSMRH; from the exons ATGAGCAGAGAGATATCATCACTTTCATACACAATCAAAGCCACCGAACAACAGCTGAGCATTGAATACATCTCATTCTTGCAG AACTACAAGGCCACAGAGACCAG AGCCAAGCAAACAATGCCAGATCCAAAGAGGGTTTCAGGAGCGCTGATAGACGTGGCCAAACACCTGGGAAACCTGCAGTTAAGAGTCAGGGAGAAGATGAAAGGGATGGTCCAATACG CTCCTGTAATCCTGGATCCCAACACTGCAGACACAGGTCTCATCCTGTCCGAGGATTTGACGAGCATGAGACACTGA
- the LOC129831843 gene encoding uncharacterized protein LOC129831843 isoform X1, whose product MSREISSLSYTIKATEQQLSIEYISFLQNYKATETRAKQTMPDPKRVSGALIDVAKHLGNLQLRVREKMKGMVQYGHNAQPLNRNKVRGRSSAQVLLMDAKSYNSWIGILL is encoded by the exons ATGAGCAGAGAGATATCATCACTTTCATACACAATCAAAGCCACCGAACAACAGCTGAGCATTGAATACATCTCATTCTTGCAG AACTACAAGGCCACAGAGACCAG AGCCAAGCAAACAATGCCAGATCCAAAGAGGGTTTCAGGAGCGCTGATAGACGTGGCCAAACACCTGGGAAACCTGCAGTTAAGAGTCAGGGAGAAGATGAAAGGGATGGTCCAATACG GTCATAACGCACAGCCTTTGAACCGCAACAAAGTCAGGgggcgttcctctgcccaggtgTTGTTGATGGATGCCAAATCTTACAACAGCTGGATAGGTATT CTCCTGTAA